ACGCGGTCGTGCAGCGCGGCGTGAACGACGACGGCATCGTCGCGCTCGCGCGGCACTTCCGCGGGACGGGCCACATCCTGCGGTTCATCGAGTACATGGACGTCGGCACGCGCAACGCCTGGGATCGGGACCAGGTCGTCTCGGTGCGCGAGATCGTCGAGCGGCTCGACGCCGCATTCGGGCTCGAGGCGCTCGATGCGAACTACGACGGCGAGGTCGCGCGCCGCTGGCGCTACCGCGACGGCGCGGGCGAGATCGGCGTCATCGCCTCGGTCACGCAGCCCTTCTGCGGCGGCTGCACGCGCGCCCGCCTCACGACGGACGGGAAGCTCGTCACGTGCCTGTTCGGGACGGCGGGTGCCGACCTCCGCGCGCTCCTGCGCGGCGGCGCGAGCGACGCCGCGCTCGAGGAGCGCATCGCGCGCGTCTGGACGGCGCGCGCCGACGCCTACTCCGAGCACCGCGCCCACGCCGCGCCGGGGCCGCGCTCGCCGCGCGAGCGCATCGAGATGTACCAGGTCGGAGGCTAGGCGCCCGACATCCCGTTCCAGCCGACGACGTCGGCCGCGGCCTTGCGGTGGGCCGGCTTGAAGTCGGTCCCGATCGTGTAGGCGACGGGGAAGAGGCCGACCTGCGTGAAGCGGTCGTGCGGGATGTCGAGCAGCTCGGCCATCTCGCGCTCGCGCCAGAGGTGGCCGGTCGTCCACGCGCTGCCGAGGCCGCGCGCGCGCAGCGCGAGCATGAAGCTCCAGACCGACTGCAGGATCGAGCCCCACAGGCTCGCCTGGTAGAACGTGTTGGCGCCCTCGGTGCGGCCGGCGAAGAGCGGCAGCAGCAGCGCGGGGCAGCGGTGGAAGTTCTCGCGCAGGTAGGCCGTCGACGACTCGATGCGGTCCGCTCCCGGCACGTGCGCGCCGGCGTAGCCCGCGTCGCCGAAGGTCGCGATGAAGTCGTCGAGGCCGCCGTTGTAGATCTCCGCGGCGCGCGCGACGAGCGCGGGGTCGTCGATCACGATCCACCGCCAGTTGTTCATGTTGCCGCCGTTCGGCGCCTGGAAGGCGATCTCGAGGCACTCCGCGACGAGCTCGCGCGGCACCTTGCGGTCGAAGTCGAGCCGCTTGCGCACGGTGCGCGTCGTCGTGAGCAGCTCGTCGGGCGTGAGGTCGAGCACGAGGTCTCCTTCGCTGTCGTCGTCGTCGTCGGCTCGCCGGTCAGGCGCCGAGCCGCCGCGCGAGCGCGAGCGCCGACTCCGCCAGCGGCGCGGCGAGCCGGCCCACTTCGGAAGCGCCTTCGCCCGCCGCCGTGCCGGCGAGCGCGCGCCCGGCGATGCCGCGCATGATGCCCGCGCTCCGGAACAGATGGAAGGCGAGGTAGAAGTCGAGATGCGCGATGCCGCTGCGGCCGGTGAGCTCGCAGTAGCGCGCGACGTACTCGTCCGCCGTCGGGATGCCGCGCTCGCGCAGGTCCGCGTCGGTGAGGGCGAGGAAGGCGCTGTTCGGAGAGAGGCGCTGCGACAAGTGA
This region of Myxococcota bacterium genomic DNA includes:
- a CDS encoding nitroreductase family protein; this encodes MLDLTPDELLTTTRTVRKRLDFDRKVPRELVAECLEIAFQAPNGGNMNNWRWIVIDDPALVARAAEIYNGGLDDFIATFGDAGYAGAHVPGADRIESSTAYLRENFHRCPALLLPLFAGRTEGANTFYQASLWGSILQSVWSFMLALRARGLGSAWTTGHLWREREMAELLDIPHDRFTQVGLFPVAYTIGTDFKPAHRKAAADVVGWNGMSGA